A genome region from Hevea brasiliensis isolate MT/VB/25A 57/8 chromosome 9, ASM3005281v1, whole genome shotgun sequence includes the following:
- the LOC110646486 gene encoding tetraspanin-11: MVRVSNIVLGIFNVIILIMGLAAIGTGFFFYLGSNSKCEKGVENQLMIMGAALFVVSLLGLIGSCYRINFLLILYLVVMFLLILGFMAFTIFAITVTNETSAKMLSHTKIMNFRTWIRDHFVNDKNWNQIRNCLIDARVCKTLGNDVEQDVARFYKKNLSPIQSGCCKPPTECGFTYKNATFWIKPMAGPAVANSDCTTWSNEQKTLCYNCESCKAGMVDNIRHKWKQLAIFNVCITIILIVFYSIGCCARKNNSTKKVHGKFKGYRAYP; encoded by the exons ATGGTTCGTGTGAGCAACATTGTGTTAGGAATCTTTAACGTTATTATATTGATCATGGGCCTGGCAGCCATCGGCACAGGCTTCTTTTTCTACCTGGGAAGCAATTCTAAATGTGAGAAAGGGGTAGAAAACCAGTTAATGATAATGGGTGCAGCTTTGTTTGTGGTTTCATTGCTAGGGTTGATTGGTTCTTGCTATAGGATCAACTTTCTTTTGATCCTTTACTTGGTTGTGATGTTCCTTCTCATCTTGGGATTCATGGCTTTCACCATTTTCGCCATCACTGTTACCAATGAAACTTCTGCTAAGATGCTTTCGCATACCAAGATCATGAATTTCAGGACATGGATAAGGGACCATTTTGTCAATGACAAGAACTGGAATCAGATCAGGAACTGTTTGATCGATGCCAGGGTCTGCAAGACTCTTGGAAATGATGTTGAACAAGATGTCGCCCGTTTTTACAAGAAGAATCTGTCTCCTATACAG TCTGGGTGTTGCAAGCCACCAACTGAATGTGGATTTACATATAAGAATGCAACATTCTGGATCAAGCCAATGGCAGGGCCAGCAGTGGCAAATAGTGACTGCACAACATGGAGCAACGAGCAGAAGACCCTTTGCTACAACTGCGAGTCATGTAAGGCTGGGATGGTTGACAACATCAGGCATAAGTGGAAACAATTGGCCATATTCAATGTTTGTATCACTATTATCCTCATCGTTTTCTATTCCATTGGTTGCTGTGCTAGGAAGAACAATTCTACTAAGAAAGTTCATGGCAAATTTAAAGGATATAGAGCTTACCCTTGA
- the LOC110651862 gene encoding tetraspanin-8-like → MVRVSNTLVTLLNIIFLLVGLAVIAGGVYLHVHGSSTDCQKFLKNSLVILGAFLFLVSFLRLTGSCCRSNFWLWLYLILLFLMIVGLVVFTIFAFVVTNESAGKALSGRGFKDHRLGDYSHWLQNHFVKGKKWDVLKSCLIEAKVCKAFTDDNKQNDFLEQKFSPTQGGCCKPPTECGFHYRNGTTWKVATSGPAVDDSDCKAWSADPKQLCYNCNSCKAGVLATIRKQWRTLAIFLICVLIFTLVVFSTACCAKKNNSLDKRYNWRRNYIA, encoded by the exons ATGGTTCGTGTAAGCAACACCCTTGTTACACTTCTCAATATCATCTTCCTCCTAGTTGGCCTTGCCGTCATAGCTGGCGGCGTATACCTTCACGTGCATGGCTCCTCCACAGATTGCCAAAAATTCCTCAAGAACTCGCTAGTGATACTGGGTGCCTTCTTGTTTCTTGTTTCTTTTCTGAGGTTGACGGGTTCATGCTGCAGGAGCAATTTTTGGTTATGGCTTTATCTGATTCTCTTGTTTTTGATGATCGTTGGTCTCGTTGTTTTCACGATTTTCGCTTTCGTAGTCACTAATGAAAGCGCAGGTAAGGCCTTGTCAGGTCGAGGGTTTAAGGATCACAGGCTTGGAGATTACTCGCATTGGTTGCAGAACCACTTCGTCAAAGGCAAGAAGTGGGATGTCTTGAAGAGTTGTTTGATTGAAGCTAAAGTTTGCAAGGCCTTCACTGATGATAATAAGCAAAACGATTTCTTGGAACAGAAATTTTCTCCCACACAG ggggGTTGCTGCAAGCCGCCGACGGAGTGTGGATTTCATTATAGGAATGGAACAACGTGGAAGGTGGCGACTTCTGGGCCAGCAGTAGACGACAGTGACTGTAAGGCATGGAGTGCTGACCCGAAGCAGCTATGCTACAACTGCAATTCGTGCAAAGCTGGGGTTCTAGCCACCATAAGGAAGCAGTGGAGGACTTTGGCTATATTCTTAATTTGTGTCCTAATCTTCACTCTAGTTGTCTTCTCCACTGCTTGCTGTGCCAAGAAGAACAATTCCCTTGATAAAAGATACAATTGGCGCAGGAATTATATTGCTTAA